The genomic window atgaaaagcaaatccgaactcggcggaatttgaactcagaacgtacggacagacgaaatacctatttctttactacccacaaggggctaaacacagagaagaaaaacaaggacagacaaacggattaagtcgattatatcgaccccagtgcgtaactggtacttacttaatcgaccccgaaaggatgaaaggcaaagtcgaccttggcgaaacttgaactcggaacgtaacggcagacgaaataccgctaagcatttcgcccggcgtgctaacgattctgccagctcaccgccttatataaaACTACAAATAATAACGAATACCTATTGTGTTAAATATAGCCCCTTGCATAAAAAGGTGGAATGTGACCCGTGAGACGGCTTCCACAGATATCCCGTGAACCGAACTCATTCACAAGGCTTGTTTGGGCCCGGGCTGTATTAAGAAGGCACTTGGCCAAGATGGCGTGTAAGGGGGCCAAAACCGAAACTTCTTAGTTATAAAccaagtttctcaaccacatactCTTGACTCAACCGAAACCTTTAGCCAAAGAACGAACTCTGCAGGAATGAAAATGGTAATGCTATGCGATAGAAATTTTGTACGAGGGGAATAAAAAAACGAAATGTTAAAAGTGATATTACCTGGAGGGAATATCCGATGAAATGCGCGTAAAATTTACTTAGATATTTGCCTGAGGGATTTTAAACAGCAAATGGTTTAAATGCTGTTTTAATAACTGAGAATTAGAATGGTAAATATTGTTTATCTCTCCTGTTCAGGCTTTTTTTTACTAATGAATATGAATATTGTCTGTGTGTTGCATTTGTAGATAAATTTAGCATAGCTTTAGATAAGTTTCATAAAATGTAATACTTGTTTTGATATGTTAGGAAAAATTGGCTTGTGCATATATTGACACacttaacaatacacacacacacacacacacacacacacacagacacacgtgtatatactcttttactcttttactcttttacttgtttcagtcatttgactgcggccatgctggagcaccgcctttagtcgagcaaatcgaccccgggacttattctttgtaagcccagtacttattctatcggtatcttttgccgaaccgctaagtgacggggacgtaaacacaccagtatcggttgtcaagcaatgctagggggacaaacacaaaccacacacacacatacatatatatatagatattatatatatatatatatatatatatatatatatatatatatatatatatcacatatatacgacaggtttctgtcagtttccgtcaaccaaatccactcacaaggcattggtcggcccggggtatagcagaaggcacttgcccaagatgccacgcagtgggactgaacccggaaccatgtggttggttagcaagctacttaccactcagttactctgcgcctgtatatatatatatatatatatatatatatagatatatatatatatatatatatgtatatatgtaatgtacatacatcccattcataatacatacacacaccattctcacatacacacgcgcgcacgagAAATTCGTTTGGCAGGGTCACcataattatctccctttcattcaacctctttAATCTGGCTATTTCACCACATTGAACCACTTTGATCccgtttctttttctattttatttccattCTCTCACCTCTTTTTttacctcttaatcctttctttcGAAGAGTGgaagctcgaaacgtcaaagactttccaAATTCTTCCCGAGTGTTGGACTAATACACCTGCATGTTGTttcctacaccacctgtcttctgtaaatttgaactacatatatatatggccatgatagatcgttagctcctatacgcttttttctctctccttgttttttttctgtgtatctttctgtcgaagagcgtaggctcgaaacgtaaaagactttttctatttctattcctgagcgctatactaatacatttgtttgtttgtaccccacttgccttcgtcttttgtttattttcgtaaactttcccgttatatatatattatacatacatacgcacacacacacgcacgcacgtatatatacattcttttgtgaTTGGCTTCTGGTGAAGGAggagttcgatatatatatatgtatatatatatatatatatatatatatatatatatatatatataatatatatatattatatataatatatatatatatatacacatatagatatatgaacggtgaaggggagaaaaagaattagagaaaggaaaacgaaagggggagagagaaaacagTCAGCAGGTAGAGtcgcatcaatatatatatatatacatatatatatacatatatatatatatatgtaatatatatatatgtatatatatatatatattgatgcgactctaccctgtactgttttctctctccccctttcggttttccttctctaattcttttttctccccttcaccgttttcaatctgtctctctccctcactctccctcttcctcctttactctctctcgttgctcacacgggACCAttgtccatttttcttttcctcacgtgataaTCTTTCTTTTCCGTCAATCTGTCGTACAGATCAGACGTATTCTTATATGTCTTCTCTTCCATTGTGGTTTGAAGCGAACTAAATGTATTTCGGTTCGGCCAGCATTATATTTGGCAGGAGACTATAGTCTTTGAATGCGAAGAATGTGGGAGGAACTGTATGCAAATCTGATACGGCCATGAAAACGGTTATCAAGTTGGCTCTATAATGACTCTAGGTTTGAATTTCGAATCACGTATACTAGATCCTAAATTGTATCAGATTATATTTCAGTTGGCAGCTTTTAGTGAAATACAAATTAATGAGATTCAGAGTTTTATGTGTACAACTACGAGTCGCTTaatcaaatataatttaaatatataagtatatgagattacaagttcaggtttatacctgtaattataccgatcttgaaaaattaggcttctcaaaagcagAAACGAGGAAGCCGATTCGGAGGCTACAGATCcaaaccatcactggaactgcaaaaatttgtaaaactttccagaagtttatcttttAAGTACATATGCGGATGTTTTGACGTgcaaactatatgcatgagaatagatgcataaaacaaaacgttCAAATCTGCGCTGACTCCAGATACtgcagatatacacatactcatgcaaaaataccttgttaatgttgttgaaattccattgaaaaGGCTTGGATCTAGGTTCGAAACCNNNNNNNNNNNNNNNNNNNNNNNNNNNNNNNNNNNNNNNNNNNNNNNNNNNNNNNNNNNNNNNNNNNNNNNNNNNNNNNNNNNNNNNNNNNNNNNNNNNNgtgcagtgtccaacaatttccgacctgtgggcttatgtcgaacaactgctgtcacgtgtgtgtGACGAGTCGGTtttcagctgagtctatcgtcaatattgtcacgcctccttccttcaaacgggaagaagagattattttcatcatccttgtggctatggcgaaagaatgtattggtggacgcgtctgaaaggatggagacaaacactttcctctctggtcaatctctcatcaacttcttcaagtaccactgaaaaggaaagtgagagtagagaggcaagttttgtctagcgaatgtttaaaaaatagatgggtgaatgtagaaagaatggcacgtatgaatgacgaagccacttgagcatagtcctatgaaaccagaaatcgaaaacagagagttgcttatttgcaaaaaaaaaaaagaaaaaaaaaagaaatataaaatgtgactcatTGACCGAGggtactgtggtcttttccgcaggcttttctttccacgggtaaacctcacctgtcctcccctttacacttcatattgacatttctgtgataacgatccctattgatcatttcccccccccccttttttttttaattttttaacccccctatttttgtcctctttctctccttttacgatcccttttgatcgaacctccccttccttttttttttttttttttttttaataccttcaaaagaaaagctctaccttgtaatttgttctatctgtgtgcagccctgtgtggctaataaagaaacatatctatctatctatctatctatctatctatctatctatctatctatctgtctatctatctatctatctctatctatctatctatctatctatctatctatctatctgtctatctgtctgtctgtgtgcttgtctgtctgtcagcccgtctgtctgtctgtatgtctgccatctctctctctctctctctctctctgtatctatctatctatctgcctatctgcctgtctatccatctatccactcATTCGACCCATTCTTTCTCGCTCCCTTTGAAGTTGGAAGAAATATTCCCATCAGCCGGGCAACTGACATTTATTAATTACATTCTTCTTGTCCCAAACACATACTTTGTTACCCCAAACAACAATACCCGGTACCCGTAATGACTGTAAAACCTTTGACTGGAATGTTCCACAATCCTTTGTTTCGTTGAGGATTATGCACGTTCTCCATATTTATCTCCGGACATTCTTTCTCTTAGGAtggcattgtgtattgtttaacGACAGTCATGGCGCATTGAAAGGTAGCACCTTGATCACTGTTATGTTATGGGTAGCTGctggtcatgtatgtatgtacgtatgtatgtatgtgtgtatgtatgtatgtatgtatgtatgtatgtacgtatgtatgtatgtatgtacgtatgtatgtatgtatgtatgtacgtatgtatgtatgtgtgtatgtatgtatgtatgtatgtatgtatgtatgtatgtacgtacgtatgtatgtatgtatgtatgtatgtatgtatgtatgtatgtatgtatgtagtatgtgtgtttgtctgtacgtatgcatgtatgtattatgtatgtatgtatgtatatatgtatgtatgtacgtacgtatgtatgtatgtatgtatgtatgtacgtacgtatgtatgtatgtatgcatctatgtatgtatgtatgttatgtatgtatatatgtatgtatgcatgtatgtatgtatgtatatatgtatgcatgtatgtatgttatgtacgcctgttatatattatgttatgtatgtatgctatatatgtatgtgtatatgtatatatgcatgcaagtatgcatgttatgtatgtatgtatgtatgtatgtatgtatgtatgtatgaatgtacgtatatacgttaTGTATACCTGGTCTTTGGTCTTAACGGTCTTTGTTGTCCATATTCACGACACTGGTTGAACTGAAttctcttattttaattattttaattatgcaaattactttAAGCCAAAAATATTCTCTACTCTCATTTTGAACATATCCAAGTATTACAACAGCACCATCATCAACAGTAACACCACATGAAGAATTTTGCCAAAATCAATTACTTACTGCCCGTTTATCATAGCCGTTCTGGTATGGCTGACAATCCATAGTTCTTTACAGATACTGGTGTAGGCAAAAGACATGACCGTTACTGGAATTAGTAAGATTATAGACATCATATAAAATTCGTATATTTTATCTATCGTATCCGATGCCCAGTTTTCTATGCACCAATAGCCTTTTCTGATGGAACCCACTTCTTCATGACTCtgcaaaaaaatggtaaattataaaaataaacaagtttgtaaaatactaattaaatcaatgtttactgaagaggaaaaagtaaagaaacagTTAGACAAAACAATGTTGATTAATGACAGTGTTATTTATTTAGGTAAGGGCAACAATTTAAGGTATGTTTTGGATTTATTTAAACCTCATCAGCGAATCATACTTTCATTGTTTTCCCCAAATAGGGATGAGAAAAACATCTCGTTTTGAATGTACATGGTTAGCGTAGAAAAAACAGAGTTGTTTAGAgaacctaaataaataaataaatagataagtgcATGAATAACTAATGAAAGCTAATAGTAAAAATGTGTCTGCTTGTATAATAGTTATTGAGATTGTATTAGTAAATTTAAAGCtgttagtattttttaaaaaatctggtaaaaaggaaaacacaatcaaataagtaaaacaaagc from Octopus sinensis linkage group LG19, ASM634580v1, whole genome shotgun sequence includes these protein-coding regions:
- the LOC118767126 gene encoding QRFP-like peptide receptor, with protein sequence MSVERYYAIIYPIKAKYVCTVSRAKKAILFIWILSFFLASPIIIGRSHEEVGSIRKGYWCIENWASDTIDKIYEFYMMSIILLIPVTVMSFAYTSICKELWIVSHTRTAMINGQ